In Dehalococcoidia bacterium, a single window of DNA contains:
- the recJ gene encoding single-stranded-DNA-specific exonuclease RecJ, whose translation MRMKRRWRMRESGCEGALDGSPYPPLVRRVLEARGIAGAADARAFFDGGAESDVPALPDLDKAVARLAEAARAGETVAVFGDFDVDGLTAAAILIEALAALGANVISYVPDRFLEGYGLNTGAISRLHREGATLLLAVDCGTSSVEEVAHARDCGMDVVIVDHHVPPALLPDALAIVNPKVDSSSLYEGLASAGLAYFLASALCDASGRPFPPESCLDLAALGTVVDMAPLTGVNRDLARRGVEALRRTERCGLQALMEVARVDASTLDTEALSFMLGPRLNAAGRVAHARHGLELLLCQDRARAWKLARELDGLNRERQRQQAAALEVARRLLDEQDAGAPLVMLGSEAIAPGVAGLVASRLAEELYRPCVVYSPDGAISRASARSIEEFDIAAALRECGDLFLRSGGHRQAGGFTAENERLPEIRERLVACARERLAGLELTPVIDVDAVAPLADVGGDEIRWLSRMAPFGVGNPEPVFWSRGVTVVEGRTVGADDQHLRLKLKDGRVVWPAIGFGLGDAPVRAGSKVDIVYSIGSDRGGYGSLQLLLHDLAISS comes from the coding sequence ATGAGGATGAAGCGCCGCTGGAGGATGCGGGAAAGCGGCTGCGAAGGCGCGCTCGACGGCTCCCCTTACCCCCCGCTCGTCCGGCGCGTCCTGGAAGCGCGCGGCATCGCCGGCGCCGCAGACGCCCGCGCCTTCTTTGACGGCGGGGCAGAAAGCGATGTCCCCGCGCTCCCCGACCTCGATAAAGCGGTGGCGCGGCTCGCGGAGGCCGCCCGCGCTGGCGAGACCGTCGCCGTCTTCGGCGACTTCGATGTCGATGGCTTGACCGCCGCCGCCATCCTCATCGAGGCGCTGGCCGCCCTTGGGGCGAACGTCATCTCCTACGTCCCCGACCGCTTCCTCGAGGGGTACGGCCTGAACACGGGGGCGATATCGCGGCTTCACAGAGAGGGCGCGACCCTGCTGCTCGCCGTCGACTGCGGCACAAGCTCCGTCGAAGAAGTGGCGCACGCACGCGACTGCGGCATGGACGTCGTCATCGTCGACCACCACGTGCCGCCGGCGCTTCTCCCCGACGCGCTCGCCATCGTGAATCCGAAAGTCGATTCCAGCTCACTTTACGAGGGTCTCGCTTCCGCCGGGCTCGCCTATTTCCTTGCCTCCGCGCTCTGCGACGCCTCGGGCCGTCCCTTTCCCCCCGAAAGCTGCCTCGACCTCGCCGCCCTGGGCACCGTCGTCGACATGGCGCCGCTTACCGGCGTCAACCGCGACCTGGCGCGAAGGGGCGTCGAGGCGCTGCGGCGGACGGAGCGCTGCGGGCTGCAGGCGCTGATGGAGGTGGCGCGCGTCGACGCTTCCACGCTGGACACGGAGGCCCTCTCGTTCATGCTCGGGCCGCGGCTCAACGCCGCCGGACGCGTTGCCCATGCCCGCCACGGTCTCGAACTGCTGCTCTGTCAGGACCGGGCGCGGGCGTGGAAGCTCGCGCGCGAGCTCGACGGGCTGAACCGCGAGCGGCAGCGCCAGCAGGCAGCCGCCCTCGAAGTGGCGCGCCGTTTGCTTGACGAGCAAGACGCGGGGGCGCCGCTCGTCATGCTGGGCAGCGAGGCGATAGCCCCGGGCGTGGCGGGACTCGTCGCCTCGCGACTCGCCGAGGAGCTTTACCGGCCGTGCGTCGTCTACAGCCCCGATGGCGCCATCAGCCGCGCCAGTGCCCGCAGCATCGAAGAGTTCGATATCGCCGCTGCCCTGCGCGAGTGCGGCGACCTCTTTCTGCGCTCCGGCGGGCACCGGCAGGCGGGAGGCTTCACCGCTGAGAACGAGCGGCTGCCGGAGATACGGGAGCGGCTGGTGGCGTGCGCGCGCGAACGGCTGGCGGGGCTGGAGCTGACGCCGGTGATCGACGTCGACGCGGTGGCGCCGCTGGCGGACGTCGGCGGCGACGAGATACGGTGGCTTTCGCGCATGGCGCCGTTCGGCGTGGGCAACCCCGAGCCGGTGTTCTGGAGCCGCGGCGTCACGGTCGTCGAAGGGCGGACGGTGGGCGCGGACGACCAGCACCTGCGCCTGAAGCTAAAGGATGGCCGCGTTGTGTGGCCGGCGATCGGCTTCGGGCTGGGGGACGCGCCGGTGCGCGCGGGGTCGAAGGTCGATATCGTCTACTCGATTGGCTCAGACCGCGGGGGCTACGGCTCCCTCCAACTCCTCCTCCACGACCTCGCCATTTCCTCGTAG
- a CDS encoding alpha/beta hydrolase has translation MTPAGATDLFLDVNGIRLHLLDWGGEGQTILCVHANGYLAALWHPIAVVLREEPARVLALDLPGCGDSEPAPGYNWSALADYVGGTMRALDLGPYVLVGHSMGGAFSAICAARYPPLVRGIVLADPVILKQAFYARPEVAEQSDFYGARKRRRSWPSREAMRESLSGRVPYSRWRPEFFDLFVQEAVRETDDGEVTLKCPPETEVEIYRQTLSYDLWPEIAHADVPAIVLRGTSKEGFASTTAPELAGWLPQGEDRPLPDASHHVPMERPDAVIRAVRDLLSRLSA, from the coding sequence ATGACCCCAGCGGGAGCTACCGACCTCTTTCTGGACGTAAACGGCATCCGCCTCCACCTGCTCGATTGGGGCGGCGAAGGCCAGACCATCCTCTGCGTTCACGCAAACGGCTACCTGGCCGCTCTGTGGCACCCCATCGCCGTCGTCCTGCGGGAGGAGCCCGCGCGTGTCCTCGCCCTCGACCTGCCGGGCTGCGGCGACAGCGAGCCTGCGCCCGGCTATAACTGGAGCGCGCTTGCCGACTACGTCGGCGGGACGATGCGGGCGCTCGACCTCGGCCCGTACGTGCTCGTCGGCCACTCGATGGGGGGCGCCTTCTCGGCCATCTGCGCCGCGCGCTACCCGCCGCTTGTGCGAGGCATCGTCCTCGCCGACCCCGTCATCCTCAAGCAGGCGTTCTACGCAAGGCCGGAGGTGGCCGAGCAGAGCGACTTCTACGGCGCGAGGAAGCGGCGTCGTTCGTGGCCGTCGCGGGAGGCGATGCGGGAGTCGCTTTCGGGCCGCGTGCCGTATTCGCGCTGGCGGCCGGAGTTCTTCGACCTCTTCGTGCAGGAGGCCGTGCGCGAGACGGACGACGGCGAGGTGACGCTCAAGTGCCCGCCGGAGACGGAAGTGGAGATCTACCGGCAGACGCTCTCCTACGACCTGTGGCCGGAGATAGCGCACGCGGACGTGCCGGCGATCGTGCTGCGGGGGACGTCGAAGGAGGGGTTTGCGTCGACGACGGCGCCGGAGCTGGCAGGGTGGTTGCCGCAGGGGGAGGACCGTCCGCTGCCGGACGCGTCGCACCACGTGCCGATGGAGCGTCCTGACGCCGTCATCCGCGCCGTCCGCGATCTCCTCTCCCGGCTCTCTGCCTGA